The following proteins are encoded in a genomic region of Fusarium keratoplasticum isolate Fu6.1 chromosome 9, whole genome shotgun sequence:
- a CDS encoding Carbohydrate esterase family 4, whose translation MKVFGAFALATLVCRSAGRPEKRVLLARSEGTGKHVKRQSDGRCGTGFDTVCAEDECCSNSGWCGTGYLYCSAPACQIEYGPACDANVRPNGPDTINIARPKIGDIPYGEAINRCSRNGDIALTYDDGPFTYTEDLLDLLQEYNAKATFYITGRNLGKGAINDPDTAWPALIRRMIRDGHQIASHTWSHQRLTTLSRSKFWNQIIYNEIALADILGYFPTYMRPPYSASNEDTNAWLDELGYHITYFNLDTEGYLHDSPNMIAASKAIWDNTVEGKDPETNRWLHIDHDPVYQTVYNLTEHMLQSIQSNGFRAVTVGECLQDPKDNWYRKVGNQPTSNDPSSELLQLPTDD comes from the exons ATGAAGGTCTTTGGGGCATTTGCATTGGCCACCCTCGTCTGCAGAAGTGCTGGGCGTCCAGAAAAACGGGTGCTACTCGCGAGATCTGAAGGGACTGGGAAGCATGTTAAGCGTCAATCAGATGGTCGATGCGGAACTGGCTTTGACACCGTCTGCGCTGAGGATGAGTGTTGCTCAAATTCCGG CTGGTGTGGAACTGGATACCTCTACTGCTCGGCTCCAGCGTGTCAGATTGAGTACGGTCCAGCCTGCGATGCAAATGTGCGTCCCAATGGCCCCGACACTATCAATATCGCTCGACCCAAGATTGGAGACATTCCTTACGGTGAAGCCATCAATCGGTGTAGTCGAAATGGCGATATTGCGTTGACGTACGATGATGGGCCGTTCACGTACACAGAAGATCTGCTCGATCTCCTCCAG GAATACAACGCTAAAGCGACCTTCTACATCACTGGAAGAAACCTCGGCAAAGGAGCTATCAACGACCCAGACACAGCATGGCCTGCTCTCATTAGACGAATGATCAGAGACGGCCACCAGATCGCCAGTCATACATggtctcatcaacgcctcACGACGTTGAGCAGGTCCAAGTTCTGGAACCAGATAATCTACAATGAGATTGCTCTCGCCGACATCTTGGGATACTTTCCAACGTACATGCGACCGCCGTACTCGGCCAGCAATGAAGATACCAATGCTtggcttgatgagcttggctATCACATTACCTACTTTAACCTCGACACTGAGGGATACCTCCATGATAGTCCCAACATGATTGCTGCGTCCAAGGCCATCTGGGATAATACTGTCGAGGGCAAAGACCCCGAAACCAATAGGTGGCTACACATCGATCACGACCCCGTCTACCAGACAGTCTACAACCTCACCGAGCACATGCTGCAATCCATCCAAAGCAACGGCTTCAGAGCTGTCACAGTAGGCGAGTGTCTCCAAGACCCAAAAGACAACTGGTACCGCAAGGTAGGCAATCAACCGACGAGCAATGACCCCAGCTcagagctcctccagcttcccACCGACGACTAA
- a CDS encoding Coatomer subunit beta', which produces MKLDVKRQLYARSERVKGIDFHPHEPWILTTLYSGHVYIWSYETQQIVKTFELTDVPVRAGRFVARKNWIVCGSDDFQLRVYNYNTSEKITSFEAHPDYIRAIAIHPTQPFVLTASDDMTIKLWDWEKGWKCVQVFEGHGHYVMGLAINPKDTNTFASACLDRTVKIWSLGSSTPNFTLEAHETKGVNHVDYYPHSDKPYLLTTSDDRTVKIWDYTTKSLIATLEGHTNNVSFACYHPELPVIISGSEDGTIRIWHANTYRFEQSLNYSLERAWCVSYQKGKQGVAVGFDDGAVVVKLGREEPAVSMDASGKLIWARHNEVVSAIIKGGDASIKDNEPISLPTKDLGTCEVYPQTLIHSPNGRFVAVCGDGEYIIYTALAWRNKAFGSALDFVWASKENSNDFAIRESAMSVKIFKNFVEKSGGLDVGFQAERLHGGVLLGVTGQGGVSFFDWATGGLVRRIEVEPKQVYWSDSGELVTIACEDTFYVLRFSRENYVEAVQAGLVEEDGVEAAFEVITDISETVRTGEWIGDCFIYTNSTNRLNYLVGDQTYTVSHFDKPMYILGYIQRDSRIYLADKDVGVTSFGLSLPVLEYQTLVLREDMETAAELLPTIPEDQLNKIARFLEGQGHKELALEVATDPEHKFELALALNELAIALELAREADADHKWKTVGDAALAAWDVALAAECFTHAKDLGSLLLLHSSTGDRDGLTALATQAEEAGAHNVAFSCRWLLGDIEACTQILTKTGRLAEAVLFSQTYQPSLTVPVVKEWQENLEKNKKGRVAKLIGVPGEDEDLFPEWEEWLKLENGAETKEGVNGEDAEEEETDSDDEDDE; this is translated from the exons ATGAAGTTAGACGTCAAG CGCCAGCTCTATGCTCGCAGCGAGCGAGTCAAGGGCATTGACTTTCATCCTCATGAACCATGGATCCTCACAACCCTCTACAGCG GCCACGTCTACATCTGGTCCTACGAGACCCAGCAGATCGTCAAGACGTTCGAGCTCACCGATGTCCCCGTTCGCGCCGGTCGATTCGTCGCCAGGAAAAACTGGATTGTCTGCGGTTCCGATGACTTCCAACTGCGTGTCTACAACTACAACACCTCCGAGAAGATCACTTCGTTCGAGGCGCACCCCGACTACATCCGAGCGATTGCGATTCACCCCACTCAGCCATTTGTCCTGACTGCCTCAGATGACATGACCATTAAGCTGTGGGACTGGGAGAAGGGTTGGAAGTGTGTTCAGGTCTTTGAGGGTCATGGTCACTACGTCATGGGTCTTgccatcaaccccaaggacACAAACACCTTTGCTTCTGCCTGTCTCGACCGGACAGTCAAGATCTGGAGCCTCGGTTCCTCCACTCCCAACTTTACCCTTGAGGCTCACGAGACAAAGGGAGTGAACCATGTCGATTACTATCCTCATTCCGACAAGCCCTATCTCCTTACCACCTCGGACGACCGAACCGTCAAGATTTGGGATTACACCACCAAGTCTCTGATTGCTACCCTCGAGGGCCACACCAACAACGTCTCGTTTGCCTGCTACCACCCCGAACTGCCCGTCATCATTTCCGGCTCCGAGGACGGCACGATAAGGATATGGCACGCCAACACCTACCGATTCGAGCAGTCGCTCAACTACAGCCTGGAGCGAGCTTGGTGTGTCTCGTATCAGAAGGGCAAGCAGGGTGTTGCTGTGGGTTTCGACGATGGTGCGGTTGTTGTCAAGCTTGGTCGTGAGGAGCCTGCTGTGTCTATGGATGCTTCCGGCAAGCTTATCTGGGCTCGCCACAACGAGGTTGTCtctgccatcatcaagggaGGAG ATGCCTCTATCAAGGACAACGAGCCCATCTCCCTCCCCACCAAGGATCTCGGTACCTGCGAAGTGTACCCCCAAACACTCATCCACTCCCCCAACGGCCGCTTCGTTGCTGTGTGCGGTGATGGCGAGTACATCATCTACACTGCCCTCGCTTGGCGAAACAAGGCCTTTGGCTCTGCTCTCGACTTTGTCTGGGCATCCAAGGAGAACAGCAACGACTTTGCTATCCGCGAGTCTGCCATGAGCGTCAAGATCTTCAAGAACTTTGTCGAGAAGAGCGGCGGTCTTGATGTCGGCTTCCAGGCTGAGAGACTCCACGGTggtgttcttcttggtgtcACCGGCCAGGGTGGCGTGTCCTTCTTTGACTGGGCGACTGGTGGCCTTGTGCGAAGAATTGAGGTTGAGCCCAAGCAGGTCTACTGGTCCGATAGCGGAGAGCTGGTGACGATTGCCTGCGAGGATACCTTTTACGTGCTGCGCTTCTCTCGAGAGAACTACGTCGAGGCCGTGCAAGCCggtcttgtcgaggaggatggtgtcgAGGCGGCCTTTGAGGTTATCACTGACATTAGCGAAAC CGTACGAACTGGCGAGTGGATTGGCGACTGCTTCATCTACACAAACAGCACCAACCGACTCAACTACCTCGTCGGTGACCAGACCTACACCGTCTCCCACTTTGACAAGCCCATGTACATCCTGGGCTACATCCAGCGCGACTCCCGAATCTACCTCGCTGACAAGGATGTCGGTGTTACCTCGTTTGGCCTGTCTCTTCCTGTGCTCGAGTACCAGACTCTTGTCCTCCGAGAGGATATGGAGACGGCTGCTGAGCTGCTACCGACGATTCCCGAAGACcagctcaacaagatcgCGCGATTCCTAGAAGGCCAGGGCCACAAGGAGCTTGCTCTGGAGGTGGCGACTGACCCTGAGCACAAGTTTGagcttgctcttgctctCAACGAGCTCGCCATTGCGCTTGAGCTTGCTCGTGAGGCCGATGCCGACCACAAGTGGAAGActgttggagatgctgctcTGGCAGCTTGGGACGTTGCTCTCGCTGCCGAGTGCTTCACCCACGCCAAGGACCTTGGctctctgctgcttctgcacTCGTCAACAGGTGACCGTGATGGCCTCACTGCTCTGGCCACTCAGGCGGAAGAGGCTGGCGCGCACAACGTCGCCTTCTCATGCCGCTGGCTGCTCGGTGATATCGAGGCCTGCACTCAGATTCTCACCAAGACCGGCCGACTTGCCGAGGCCGTTCTCTTCTCGCAAACCTACCAGCCCAGCCTTACTGTACCTGTGGTGAAGGAGTGGCAGGAGAAtctggagaagaacaagaagggaCGGGTAGCCAAGCTGATCGGCGTGCCcggagaggacgaggatcTCTTCCCCGAGTGGGAGGAGTggttgaagctggagaaCGGCGCTGAGACAAAGGAGGGCGTTAATggtgaggatgccgaggaggaggagacggattcggacgacgaggatgacgagtaG
- a CDS encoding TM2 domain-containing protein yields the protein MEHSQAGFADKVGRGVAKGVSFALGKWKQLLFTYTFTTIVGIALLYMHTEHEASLVKRSWGGFDERPMTEKCYRQERTAMLLSLFLGLLGVDQFYAHHWPLAIFKFFTLGGLGTWAFIDMILWIVGGVYGTPGCPGGSSKGWQY from the exons ATGGAACATTCTCAAGCTGGTTTCGCTGACAAGGTCGGCCGAGGTGTTGCAAAGGGAGTCTCTTTTGCTCTTGGAAAGTGGAAGCAGCTTCTCTTCACCTACACCTTTACTACCATTGTCGGCATCGCCCTTCTCTACATGCACACCG AACATGAAGCTTCTCTCGTCAAGCGAAGCTGGGGAGGTTTTGATGAACGTCCCATGACAGAAAAGTGCTATCGCCAGGAGCGCACCGCCATGCTCCTCTCCCTATTCCTCGGTCTTTTGGGTGTTGACCAGTTCTATGCTCACCACTGGCCccttgccatcttcaagtTCTTCACTCTCGGCGGACTGGGCACCTGGGCCTTTATCGACATGATTCTCTGGATCGTGGGTGGTGTTTACGGCACCCCTGGATGTCCTGGGGGAAGCTCCAAGGGATGGCAGTATTGA